A genomic stretch from Hymenobacter psoromatis includes:
- a CDS encoding SsrA-binding protein has product MKDKTPANVNIKNRRASHEYTFLAKYDAGMMLQGTEIKSVRAAEVNLQDGYCTFDHKGDLWVHSVRIAPYTPGTYNNHDAMRARKLLLNKRELRQLAGKMDTGLTIIPLRLFVTDRGFAKLEIALAQGKKLFDKREDLKAKDQKREMERFR; this is encoded by the coding sequence ATGAAAGACAAGACCCCCGCCAACGTCAACATCAAAAACCGCCGCGCCAGCCATGAATACACCTTCCTGGCCAAGTACGACGCGGGCATGATGCTGCAAGGAACCGAGATAAAGAGCGTGCGCGCCGCCGAAGTCAACCTCCAGGACGGCTACTGCACCTTCGACCACAAAGGCGACCTGTGGGTGCACAGCGTGCGCATAGCCCCCTACACGCCAGGTACTTACAACAACCATGACGCCATGCGCGCCCGCAAGCTGCTGCTCAACAAGCGTGAGCTGCGGCAGCTGGCCGGCAAAATGGATACCGGCCTCACCATCATCCCGTTGCGCCTCTTCGTAACGGACCGCGGCTTTGCGAAACTCGAAATCGCGCTGGCCCAGGGTAAAAAGCTCTTTGATAAGCGCGAAGACCTCAAGGCCAAAGACCAGAAGCGCGAAATGGAGCGCTTCCGGTGA
- a CDS encoding uracil-DNA glycosylase, with amino-acid sequence MVKIAESWRPVLAAEFEKPYFQKLTAWVRGEYATTTVYPLGSQIFHAFDACPFEEVKVVILGQDPYHGKNQAHGLAFSVNEGVRTPPSLQNIFKELQDDLPGTPAPANGNLDRWAQQGVLLLNATLTVRAATPGSHQKKGWEEFTDEVIRRVSAGRPHVVFILWGAYAQKKEELIDASKHLILKAAHPSPYSADRGFFGSKPFSQANAWLEKHGEQPVGW; translated from the coding sequence ATGGTCAAAATTGCCGAAAGCTGGCGGCCGGTGCTCGCCGCCGAATTTGAAAAACCCTATTTTCAAAAGCTCACGGCCTGGGTGCGGGGCGAATATGCCACCACCACCGTGTACCCGCTGGGCTCGCAAATCTTTCATGCCTTCGACGCGTGCCCATTTGAGGAAGTGAAAGTGGTTATCCTGGGACAAGACCCTTACCACGGCAAAAATCAGGCCCACGGCTTGGCTTTTTCGGTGAATGAGGGCGTGCGCACCCCGCCGTCGCTGCAAAATATTTTTAAAGAGCTGCAAGATGACCTGCCCGGCACGCCCGCGCCCGCCAACGGCAACCTCGACCGCTGGGCTCAGCAGGGCGTTTTACTGCTGAATGCTACCCTCACGGTGCGGGCCGCTACCCCCGGCTCGCACCAGAAAAAAGGCTGGGAAGAATTCACGGATGAAGTTATCCGGCGGGTGTCGGCGGGCCGGCCGCACGTGGTTTTTATCTTGTGGGGAGCCTATGCGCAGAAGAAAGAAGAACTGATTGACGCCAGTAAGCACCTGATTTTGAAGGCCGCCCACCCTTCGCCCTACTCCGCCGACCGCGGCTTTTTCGGCTCCAAGCCTTTCAGCCAGGCCAATGCGTGGTTGGAGAAGCACGGCGAGCAGCCGGTTGGGTGGTAA
- a CDS encoding Co2+/Mg2+ efflux protein ApaG yields MPTTTTQGVTVTVTTNYLPDYSSPAQEHFVFAYRIDIRNDSEFTIKLLRRHWYISDVNTGQREVEGEGVVGRQPVLEPGEAHQYMSGCNLKSGVGKMRGTYLMERVANGEHFRVNIPEFTLMVPFRMN; encoded by the coding sequence ATGCCAACTACCACTACGCAAGGCGTAACCGTTACGGTTACGACCAATTACCTGCCCGATTACTCCAGCCCCGCTCAGGAGCACTTCGTATTTGCTTATCGCATTGATATTCGAAATGATAGCGAGTTTACCATCAAGCTTTTGCGGCGGCACTGGTACATTTCCGATGTCAATACCGGCCAGCGCGAAGTGGAGGGCGAGGGCGTGGTAGGCCGCCAGCCCGTGCTGGAGCCCGGCGAGGCCCACCAGTATATGAGCGGTTGCAACTTAAAGTCGGGGGTAGGGAAAATGCGCGGCACCTACCTTATGGAGCGCGTGGCCAACGGCGAGCATTTTCGGGTCAATATTCCCGAATTTACTCTCATGGTGCCGTTTCGGATGAACTAG
- a CDS encoding SAM-dependent methyltransferase has translation MHQLLAYLRHWLLRSGNAHGLHSPFVFGLYTTVIRHDGEFRAYPLVEKRRQELLASDQVLEVTDFGAGSQVAGAGGRRRAVRDIARHAAKSPRLAQLLFRLVNHFQPATILELGTSLGLTTAYLALASSRSQVITFEGCPNTAAVARETFEQLKIKNVRLVEGNLDQTLPATLADLDKPLDFVFFDGNHRYEPTLRYFEACLAKAHENSVFVLDDIHWSAEMEQAWAAIKAHPAVTVTVDLFYVGLVFFRKQPRQDFWLRY, from the coding sequence ATGCACCAACTACTCGCTTACCTTCGCCACTGGCTGTTGCGCTCGGGCAATGCTCATGGGCTGCATTCGCCCTTCGTGTTTGGGCTCTACACTACCGTTATTCGCCACGACGGCGAATTTCGCGCCTACCCCCTCGTTGAGAAGCGAAGGCAGGAGCTGCTGGCCAGCGACCAGGTGCTGGAAGTTACTGATTTCGGGGCCGGCTCGCAGGTGGCCGGGGCCGGCGGGCGCCGCCGGGCGGTGCGCGACATTGCGCGCCACGCGGCCAAGTCACCGCGCCTGGCGCAGCTGCTGTTTCGGCTGGTCAACCACTTTCAGCCCGCCACTATTTTAGAGCTGGGCACCTCGCTGGGCCTCACCACGGCCTACCTGGCGCTGGCCAGCTCGCGCAGTCAGGTCATCACTTTCGAGGGCTGTCCCAACACGGCCGCCGTGGCCCGCGAAACGTTTGAGCAGCTGAAAATCAAGAACGTGCGCCTAGTGGAAGGCAACCTCGACCAGACGCTACCCGCCACGCTGGCCGACTTGGATAAGCCGCTCGATTTCGTGTTTTTCGACGGCAACCACCGCTACGAGCCTACGCTACGCTACTTCGAAGCGTGCTTGGCTAAGGCCCACGAAAACAGCGTGTTCGTGCTGGATGATATCCATTGGTCGGCCGAGATGGAGCAGGCGTGGGCCGCCATTAAGGCTCATCCGGCCGTGACGGTGACGGTCGATTTATTCTACGTGGGGCTGGTATTTTTCAGAAAGCAGCCCCGCCAGGATTTCTGGCTGCGGTATTGA
- a CDS encoding 3-deoxy-8-phosphooctulonate synthase, which yields MLTSLAQALPHFRNTNSGQFFLMAGPCVIEGEDMALRIAERIKHITDKLQIPYIFKGSYRKANRSRLDSFTGIGDETALRILQKVGREIGVPTVTDIHESDEAALAAEYVDVLQIPAFLCRQTELLVAAAKTGKVVNIKKGQFLNGEAMRWALDKVQGAGNPHVILTDRGNSFGYSDLVVDFRNLPTMRSFGVPVVMDVTHSLQQPNQASGVTGGQPALIETIAKAAIAVGADGLFIETHPTPATALSDGANMLPLDQLEALLQRLTRVREAVRPSGDIELNGLDA from the coding sequence ATGCTCACCTCCCTCGCCCAGGCCCTACCCCACTTCCGCAACACCAACTCGGGCCAGTTTTTTTTGATGGCCGGGCCCTGCGTTATCGAGGGCGAAGACATGGCCCTGCGCATTGCCGAACGCATCAAGCACATCACCGATAAACTCCAGATTCCCTACATTTTCAAGGGCTCATACCGCAAGGCCAACCGCTCGCGGCTCGACTCGTTCACGGGCATTGGCGACGAAACGGCGCTGCGCATTCTGCAAAAAGTGGGGCGCGAAATCGGCGTGCCTACCGTCACGGATATTCACGAATCGGATGAGGCCGCGCTGGCCGCCGAGTACGTGGACGTGCTGCAAATTCCGGCCTTCCTCTGCCGCCAGACCGAGCTGCTGGTAGCCGCCGCCAAAACCGGCAAGGTGGTGAATATCAAGAAGGGCCAGTTTCTCAATGGCGAGGCCATGCGCTGGGCACTGGACAAGGTGCAGGGTGCCGGCAACCCGCACGTCATCCTTACCGACCGCGGCAACTCGTTTGGCTACAGCGACTTAGTAGTGGACTTCCGCAACCTGCCCACCATGCGCAGCTTCGGCGTGCCCGTGGTGATGGACGTGACGCACTCCTTGCAGCAGCCCAACCAGGCCAGCGGCGTGACGGGTGGCCAGCCCGCCCTCATCGAAACCATCGCCAAGGCCGCCATCGCCGTGGGCGCTGACGGCCTGTTCATCGAAACGCACCCGACCCCCGCCACCGCCCTCTCCGACGGGGCCAACATGCTGCCCCTCGACCAACTCGAAGCCCTGCTTCAACGCCTCACCCGCGTGCGCGAGGCTGTGCGCCCCAGCGGCGACATTGAGCTTAACGGGCTGGATGCGTAA
- a CDS encoding SAM-dependent methyltransferase: MQTVFPPFDAAYWQARYATPGRASWDAGRPTPPLRAYFDQLPVAQQPRILIPGAGRAYEAEYLHRLGFRNVVVADLAPEPLAALAARVPDFPKENLWLADFFALPPTKTFDLLIEQTFFCALDPSLRPAYARQCAALLRPGGKLVGLLFDTEFPNAAEPPFGGSREEYRAYFAPYFEFVHFETAYNSLTARAGRELFICLRKPVTNLLT; this comes from the coding sequence GTGCAAACGGTTTTCCCGCCCTTCGATGCGGCCTATTGGCAGGCCCGCTACGCCACCCCCGGCCGCGCCAGCTGGGACGCTGGCCGCCCTACCCCTCCCCTGCGCGCCTACTTCGACCAACTGCCTGTAGCTCAGCAGCCCCGCATCCTGATTCCGGGGGCCGGCCGGGCCTACGAGGCCGAATATTTGCACCGCCTGGGCTTCCGCAATGTGGTGGTAGCCGACCTGGCCCCCGAGCCCCTGGCGGCGCTGGCCGCCCGCGTGCCCGACTTTCCCAAAGAAAACCTCTGGCTAGCCGATTTCTTCGCCCTACCCCCCACCAAAACCTTTGACCTGCTCATCGAACAAACGTTTTTCTGCGCCCTCGACCCGAGCCTGCGCCCCGCCTACGCCCGGCAGTGCGCCGCGCTGCTGCGGCCCGGCGGCAAGCTAGTGGGCCTGCTCTTCGACACTGAGTTTCCCAACGCCGCCGAGCCGCCCTTCGGCGGCAGCCGCGAAGAATACCGGGCTTATTTCGCGCCGTATTTTGAGTTCGTGCATTTCGAAACGGCGTATAACTCGCTGACGGCCCGCGCCGGCCGCGAGCTGTTTATTTGCCTGCGAAAACCTGTTACTAATCTTTTAACTTAA
- a CDS encoding ATP-binding protein, with protein sequence MPAQALLSWSGGKDSALALHHARRDPRYHVAHLLTSVNAHYERVSMHGVRVALLEAQAARIGLSLTQLRLPETPSMVEYDQAQQATLAGLRAQGVEAAFYGDIFLEDLRAYREQQLTRAGLRGEFPLWQRPGAELLREFLDLGFQAITVCVNERWLDASFCGRLLDADFLRDLPPGVDPCGENGEYHSFVFDAPYFSAPIPFEKGELVRRLYAPVADSPAFWYQDLLAV encoded by the coding sequence ATGCCCGCCCAAGCGCTGTTGAGCTGGAGCGGCGGCAAAGACTCGGCCCTGGCCCTGCACCACGCCCGGCGCGACCCGCGCTATCACGTAGCGCATCTGCTCACGAGCGTGAACGCCCACTACGAGCGCGTGTCGATGCACGGCGTGCGGGTGGCACTGCTCGAAGCGCAGGCGGCACGCATTGGCCTGTCCCTCACCCAGTTGCGCCTGCCCGAAACGCCCTCGATGGTGGAGTACGACCAGGCGCAGCAAGCAACGCTGGCCGGCCTGCGGGCGCAGGGCGTGGAGGCTGCTTTTTACGGTGATATTTTTCTGGAAGACCTGCGGGCCTACCGCGAGCAGCAGCTGACGCGGGCGGGGCTGCGCGGCGAGTTTCCGCTGTGGCAGCGGCCGGGTGCCGAGTTGTTGCGCGAGTTTCTGGACTTGGGTTTTCAAGCGATAACCGTGTGCGTGAACGAGCGCTGGCTCGACGCCAGCTTCTGCGGCCGGCTGCTCGATGCCGATTTTTTGCGCGACCTGCCGCCCGGTGTGGACCCCTGCGGCGAAAACGGCGAATACCACAGCTTTGTGTTCGACGCGCCGTATTTCAGCGCGCCCATTCCGTTTGAGAAAGGCGAACTGGTGCGCCGCTTATATGCGCCGGTTGCGGATAGCCCGGCCTTCTGGTACCAGGATTTATTAGCAGTGTAG
- a CDS encoding serine hydrolase → MLTPRQRVAQLFMLAAYSNKPAIYQDSISTLIRDYGIGGLIYFQGGPVRQTRLLNRFQRESRVPLLVAMDGEWGAGMRLDSVLKFPYQMTLGAAPVADSLLIYDMGREVARQFRRLGMQVNFAPVVDVNNNPNNPVIGFRSWGENPAAVARLSRLYMRGMQHAGVLAVAKHFPGHGDVDADSHLGLPVVRVDRQRLDTLELPPFKSMIANGIGGIMVAHLNVSALDTVRGPSTLSKPIVTGLLRQQLGFRGVVFTDAMNMKGLTNLVPPGEAEVRALLAGNDVLEFSKNVPLALTSVLAAVDSGRISQARIDESCRRVLALKQWAGLRHYQPIAEQNLFADLNPPHARYLAHRLTARSLTLLRNQRDFLPLQRLDTLRLATLVLGGEPADTTEFQRAVTDYDAQVAHFHLPAAPTLDELTDMRARLFGYDVVLVALQNLGRLPATNFGIAPEANVLLRELTKPGQRVILSIFGSAYAAAKVRDFDRASAVVMAYQESPDAQQLAAQLIFGGVGAVGKLPVTAANSLPAGFGLTTQPGLRLAYAHPEDTGMNNRLEARVDSIMRQALAAGATPGGQVLIARRGVVVLRKSYGYQQYAGAGPAPTPPPAGKAALLAASSMASEPGAQAASVAAAPRALPAAGPRPVQNTDLYDLASLTKVLAATPALLKLQEQGKFSPNSTLGQFFPFLKKTNKASLKLRDVLAHQAGLPAWIPFWKAFAKADGSLRRRWFRADSSRRFPLPVARGLWGSRRLPQYIYQKIGAAPLNAKPGYVYSDLSFYLYPELVRRRTGQPFEQFLAKEVYRPLGSGLHFQPLHHAPLRRIVPTEYDSLFRHQLLHGFVDDEGAALLGGISGHAGLFGSANDVAQLAQAYAWGGRYGGQQLFSREILADWTRQQSAGNRRALAFDRPASPAAGNTAPGASAGSFGHSGFTGTYFWVDPERELVVIVLTNRVNPSRRNNKLSELNVRTQIQQVAIEALR, encoded by the coding sequence GTGCTCACGCCCCGGCAGCGGGTGGCGCAGCTTTTCATGCTGGCCGCATATTCCAACAAACCCGCTATTTACCAGGACTCGATTTCGACGCTGATACGCGACTATGGCATTGGCGGGCTGATATATTTTCAGGGTGGGCCGGTGCGGCAAACGCGGCTGCTGAACCGTTTTCAGCGCGAAAGCCGAGTGCCGCTGCTGGTGGCGATGGATGGCGAGTGGGGCGCGGGCATGCGCCTCGACAGCGTGCTGAAATTCCCGTACCAGATGACGTTGGGCGCGGCCCCGGTGGCCGACTCGCTGCTGATTTATGACATGGGCCGCGAGGTGGCGCGGCAGTTTCGGCGGCTGGGCATGCAAGTCAATTTTGCGCCCGTGGTGGATGTTAATAACAACCCTAATAACCCGGTAATCGGCTTCCGCTCGTGGGGCGAAAACCCGGCCGCCGTGGCGCGCCTGAGCCGCCTCTACATGCGCGGGATGCAGCACGCGGGCGTGCTGGCCGTGGCCAAGCACTTTCCCGGCCACGGCGACGTGGATGCTGACTCGCACCTGGGCCTGCCGGTGGTGCGCGTGGACCGCCAGCGCCTCGATACGCTGGAGCTGCCGCCCTTCAAAAGCATGATTGCCAACGGAATAGGCGGCATAATGGTGGCTCACCTCAACGTGTCGGCCCTCGATACCGTGCGCGGCCCCAGCACCTTGTCGAAGCCCATCGTGACGGGCTTGCTGCGCCAGCAGCTGGGTTTTCGGGGGGTAGTGTTTACCGATGCCATGAACATGAAGGGCCTCACCAACCTGGTGCCGCCCGGCGAGGCCGAGGTGCGCGCGCTGCTGGCCGGCAACGACGTGCTGGAGTTCAGCAAAAACGTGCCGCTGGCCCTCACCAGCGTGCTGGCCGCCGTAGACAGCGGGCGCATTTCGCAGGCGCGCATTGATGAAAGCTGCCGGCGCGTGCTGGCGCTCAAGCAGTGGGCCGGCCTGCGCCATTACCAACCCATCGCGGAGCAAAACCTGTTTGCCGACCTCAACCCGCCGCACGCCCGCTACCTGGCCCACCGCCTCACCGCGCGCAGCCTCACGCTGCTGCGCAACCAGCGGGATTTCCTGCCCTTGCAGCGCCTCGATACGTTGCGCCTCGCAACCCTGGTGCTGGGCGGCGAGCCGGCCGACACCACGGAATTTCAGCGCGCCGTGACGGATTACGACGCCCAGGTGGCGCACTTTCACCTGCCGGCCGCGCCTACCCTCGATGAGCTGACCGACATGCGCGCCCGGCTTTTTGGCTACGATGTGGTGCTGGTGGCGCTGCAAAACCTGGGCCGCCTGCCCGCCACCAACTTCGGCATCGCGCCCGAGGCCAACGTGCTGCTACGCGAGCTGACCAAGCCCGGCCAGCGGGTGATTCTGAGCATCTTCGGCTCGGCCTATGCAGCGGCCAAGGTGCGCGACTTTGACCGGGCCAGCGCCGTGGTCATGGCTTACCAGGAAAGCCCCGACGCGCAGCAGCTGGCGGCGCAGCTCATTTTTGGAGGGGTAGGGGCCGTTGGTAAATTGCCCGTGACCGCGGCGAATAGCCTGCCCGCTGGCTTCGGCCTGACAACCCAGCCCGGCCTACGCCTGGCCTATGCCCACCCTGAGGATACGGGCATGAACAACCGCCTGGAGGCGCGGGTGGACAGCATTATGCGGCAGGCGCTGGCGGCCGGGGCCACGCCCGGCGGGCAGGTGCTCATTGCCCGGCGCGGGGTAGTGGTGCTACGCAAAAGCTACGGCTACCAGCAATACGCCGGGGCTGGGCCAGCCCCTACCCCCCCGCCAGCGGGGAAAGCTGCCTTACTAGCCGCAAGCAGCATGGCCAGCGAGCCCGGCGCGCAAGCCGCCAGCGTGGCGGCCGCGCCCCGCGCGCTGCCCGCCGCCGGTCCCCGGCCAGTGCAAAACACCGACCTCTACGACCTCGCCTCGCTCACCAAAGTGCTGGCCGCCACGCCCGCGCTGCTTAAGCTGCAGGAGCAGGGCAAATTCAGCCCTAATAGCACGCTAGGGCAGTTTTTTCCCTTCCTGAAAAAGACCAATAAGGCTAGCTTGAAGCTGCGCGACGTGCTGGCCCACCAGGCCGGCCTGCCCGCCTGGATTCCGTTCTGGAAAGCCTTTGCCAAGGCTGATGGCAGCCTGCGGCGGCGCTGGTTTCGGGCCGATTCGTCGCGGCGCTTTCCGCTGCCGGTGGCGCGCGGGCTGTGGGGAAGTCGTCGGCTGCCCCAGTATATCTACCAAAAAATCGGGGCCGCGCCGCTCAACGCCAAGCCGGGTTACGTGTATTCGGATTTGTCTTTTTACCTCTACCCCGAACTGGTGCGGCGGCGCACGGGGCAGCCTTTTGAGCAGTTTTTGGCGAAGGAAGTGTACCGGCCGCTGGGCTCGGGGCTGCACTTTCAGCCGCTGCACCACGCGCCATTGCGCCGCATCGTGCCCACGGAGTACGACTCGCTTTTTCGGCACCAGCTGCTGCACGGCTTCGTCGATGACGAGGGCGCGGCGCTGCTGGGCGGCATCTCGGGCCACGCGGGCCTTTTTGGCTCCGCCAACGACGTGGCGCAGCTGGCGCAGGCCTACGCCTGGGGCGGGCGTTACGGCGGCCAGCAGCTTTTCAGCCGGGAAATTCTGGCTGACTGGACGCGCCAGCAGTCGGCCGGCAACCGGCGCGCGCTGGCCTTTGACCGGCCCGCCAGCCCGGCCGCCGGCAACACCGCGCCGGGCGCTTCGGCGGGCAGCTTCGGGCATTCGGGCTTCACGGGCACGTATTTCTGGGTTGACCCCGAACGGGAATTGGTGGTCATCGTGCTCACCAACCGCGTCAATCCCTCGCGGCGCAACAATAAGCTGAGTGAACTGAATGTGCGGACCCAGATTCAGCAGGTGGCGATTGAAGCGCTGCGATAG
- a CDS encoding long-chain fatty acid--CoA ligase (activates fatty acids by binding to coenzyme A), producing MLGLMMQTPLRIAGLIEHAAKWHGTTEIVSRLPEGGPLHRYTYAAAHQRAKQLANALRRLGIKEGDRVGTLAWNTHRHFELYYGISGLAAVCHTINPRLFFEQLVYIINHAQDRLLFFDSTFLPLVNKLAPHCPTVEKWILMTGPEHLPADSALPGLASYESLLAAESTDFEWPVFDENTASSLCYTSGTTDEPKGVLYSHRSTLLHSYAASLPDCFNCGARDVILPVVPMFHVNAWGVPYLAALNGCKLVLPGPALDAASLYELFESEKVTFSAGVPTIWFGLLTYMREGQRRFSTLRKMIVGGASCPPALLRAFDEELGVEIRHAWGMSETSPLGTVSTLKASQLELPEEARFFYKIKQGRVIFGIDMEIVDGEGQPLPHDGVAFGDLLVRGPFVVSDYFGSPTPGQLTADGWFRTGDVGTIDPEGFLNITDRSKDVIKSGGEWISSIDLENLAIAHPGIAEAAVIGVPHPKWSERPLLVAVRKPGHEVTGEELLAFLDGKIAPWWRPDAVEFVASLPHTATGKLLKTQLRKDFAGYELKG from the coding sequence ATGCTCGGACTAATGATGCAAACGCCCCTGCGCATCGCGGGGCTGATTGAACACGCCGCCAAATGGCACGGCACCACCGAAATCGTGTCGCGCCTGCCCGAGGGCGGCCCGCTGCACCGCTACACCTACGCCGCCGCCCACCAGCGCGCCAAGCAGCTGGCCAATGCTCTCAGGCGCCTGGGTATAAAAGAAGGCGACCGGGTGGGCACGCTGGCTTGGAATACGCACCGGCATTTCGAACTGTACTACGGCATCTCGGGCCTCGCGGCGGTGTGCCACACCATCAATCCGCGGCTGTTTTTTGAGCAGTTGGTGTACATTATCAACCACGCCCAGGACCGGCTGCTGTTCTTCGATAGCACCTTCCTACCCCTCGTTAATAAGCTGGCGCCGCACTGCCCTACCGTTGAGAAATGGATTCTGATGACCGGCCCCGAACACCTGCCCGCCGACTCGGCCCTGCCCGGCTTGGCCAGCTACGAAAGTCTGCTGGCTGCTGAAAGCACTGATTTTGAGTGGCCGGTCTTCGATGAAAACACGGCTTCGTCGCTCTGCTACACCTCCGGCACCACCGACGAGCCCAAGGGCGTGCTCTACTCGCACCGCTCCACGCTGCTGCACAGCTACGCCGCCTCGCTGCCCGACTGCTTCAATTGCGGCGCGCGCGACGTGATTTTGCCCGTCGTGCCCATGTTCCACGTCAATGCCTGGGGCGTGCCCTACCTGGCGGCGCTCAACGGCTGCAAGCTGGTGCTGCCCGGCCCCGCGCTCGACGCGGCCAGCTTATATGAATTATTTGAAAGCGAGAAGGTTACGTTCTCGGCTGGCGTGCCCACCATCTGGTTTGGGCTGCTGACCTACATGCGCGAGGGCCAGCGCCGGTTTTCCACGCTGCGCAAGATGATAGTGGGCGGCGCGTCGTGCCCGCCGGCCCTGCTGCGGGCCTTCGACGAAGAGCTGGGGGTAGAGATTCGGCACGCCTGGGGCATGTCCGAAACCTCGCCGCTGGGCACTGTTAGCACCCTCAAGGCCAGCCAGCTGGAGCTGCCTGAGGAGGCGCGGTTCTTCTATAAAATCAAGCAGGGCCGCGTCATTTTTGGCATCGACATGGAAATCGTGGACGGCGAGGGCCAGCCGCTGCCGCACGACGGCGTGGCCTTTGGCGACCTGCTGGTGCGCGGGCCGTTTGTGGTGAGTGACTATTTCGGCTCGCCTACCCCCGGCCAGCTCACCGCCGATGGCTGGTTTCGCACCGGCGATGTGGGCACCATCGACCCCGAAGGCTTCCTCAACATCACCGACCGCTCGAAGGACGTGATAAAGTCGGGCGGCGAATGGATTTCGAGCATTGACCTCGAAAACCTGGCCATCGCCCACCCCGGCATCGCCGAGGCCGCCGTTATTGGCGTGCCGCACCCCAAGTGGAGCGAGCGCCCACTGCTGGTAGCCGTGCGCAAGCCCGGCCACGAGGTAACCGGCGAAGAATTACTGGCCTTTTTGGACGGTAAAATCGCCCCCTGGTGGCGGCCCGACGCCGTGGAATTCGTGGCTTCCCTACCCCACACTGCCACCGGCAAGCTGCTCAAAACGCAGCTGCGCAAGGACTTTGCGGGCTACGAGTTGAAGGGCTGA